Proteins encoded by one window of Emticicia oligotrophica DSM 17448:
- a CDS encoding polyprenyl synthetase family protein encodes MSLEVFLKAIQTEVAQTQYGESPVELYEPIEYLMSLGGKKMRPLLTVMATNIFTDDWQKALKPALGVEVFHNFTLMHDDIMDAAPLRRGQPTVHEKWNPNVAILSGDVMLVCAYELMTAVDDKIFKHVIKRFNRTAAEVCEGQQWDMNFATRNDVTEEEYINMIRLKTSVLLGFSLELGGLIAEAGEEATQLLYDFGTNIGIGFQLKDDILDVYGDPEKFGKQVGGDIIENKKTWLLLKALELSKGKAEEAELQKWIDAKEFDKEVKVKAVTEIYNSLGIRALAEAQMNKYFNTGLADLEKLNAPIERKTPLIQLTKQLIERES; translated from the coding sequence ATGTCATTAGAAGTTTTTCTGAAAGCAATTCAAACCGAAGTTGCCCAAACTCAATACGGTGAAAGCCCCGTTGAACTCTACGAACCCATTGAATATTTGATGTCACTTGGCGGGAAAAAAATGCGTCCTTTGCTGACTGTCATGGCCACCAATATTTTTACTGATGATTGGCAAAAAGCACTCAAACCTGCTCTTGGGGTTGAAGTTTTTCACAACTTTACACTCATGCACGATGATATTATGGATGCCGCTCCGCTTCGTAGAGGACAACCAACAGTTCACGAAAAGTGGAATCCGAATGTGGCGATTCTTTCGGGTGATGTGATGCTCGTGTGTGCCTATGAACTCATGACTGCCGTTGATGACAAGATTTTTAAGCATGTAATCAAGAGATTCAACCGTACGGCCGCTGAAGTATGTGAAGGTCAACAATGGGATATGAATTTTGCCACGCGAAATGATGTTACGGAAGAGGAATACATTAACATGATTCGCTTAAAAACTTCGGTTTTATTGGGTTTTTCACTAGAATTAGGTGGTTTAATTGCCGAGGCTGGTGAAGAAGCAACACAACTATTATACGATTTTGGCACTAATATCGGAATCGGCTTTCAGTTAAAAGATGATATCCTTGATGTTTATGGCGACCCTGAGAAATTTGGTAAACAAGTAGGGGGTGATATCATAGAAAATAAAAAAACTTGGCTTTTATTAAAAGCTCTTGAATTAAGTAAGGGTAAAGCCGAAGAGGCTGAACTTCAAAAATGGATTGATGCCAAAGAATTTGATAAAGAAGTAAAAGTGAAGGCCGTGACCGAGATTTATAACTCACTTGGTATTCGTGCATTAGCTGAGGCCCAGATGAACAAATATTTTAATACAGGATTGGCTGATTTAGAAAAACTCAATGCTCCAATTGAACGAAAAACGCCTTTAATTCAGTTAACTAAACAACTAATCGAAAGAGAATCATAA